One Solirubrobacter pauli DNA segment encodes these proteins:
- a CDS encoding CobD/CbiB family cobalamin biosynthesis protein has protein sequence MTAAGIVLGVGGDAVFGDPRRFHPVAGFGQTAAAFERVVYRPTLGAGAAYATVLVGGAALLGAALERVLPRSAARGVALYVALGGRSLAREALAVADLVDRGEIEAARVRIRSLVGRDPQALDGSELCAAAIESVAENTVDAVIAPLFWAAVAGAPGVLAHRAVNTLDAMVGRRNERYARFGTASARADDVANWPAARLAGALTVALAATAGAAAASPRDASPPTPPATAASPPAASPPTPPATAASPPAAAASPPTAAPSPGRAAWRAWRADASAHPSPNAGVVEAAFAGALGLKLGGTLAYEGRVEHRPELGRGRAPEPHDVQRAVKLARNVALVTAALAIAWSRR, from the coding sequence ATGACCGCGGCCGGGATCGTGCTCGGCGTGGGCGGCGACGCCGTGTTCGGGGACCCGCGGCGCTTCCATCCCGTCGCCGGGTTCGGGCAGACGGCCGCTGCGTTCGAGCGGGTCGTGTACCGGCCGACGCTCGGCGCGGGCGCGGCGTACGCGACCGTCCTCGTGGGCGGCGCCGCGCTGCTCGGAGCGGCGCTCGAGCGTGTCCTGCCGCGGTCGGCCGCGCGTGGGGTCGCGTTGTACGTCGCGCTGGGCGGGCGCTCGCTGGCGCGGGAAGCGCTGGCGGTCGCGGACCTCGTCGATCGCGGCGAGATCGAGGCCGCGCGCGTGCGCATCCGGTCGCTCGTCGGGCGTGACCCGCAGGCGCTGGACGGCTCGGAGCTGTGCGCCGCGGCGATCGAGTCGGTCGCCGAGAACACCGTCGACGCCGTGATCGCGCCGCTGTTCTGGGCCGCGGTCGCGGGCGCGCCGGGCGTGCTCGCGCACCGCGCCGTGAACACCTTGGACGCGATGGTCGGCCGCCGCAACGAGCGGTACGCGCGCTTCGGCACCGCGAGCGCGCGCGCCGACGACGTCGCGAACTGGCCGGCCGCACGCTTGGCCGGCGCGCTGACGGTCGCGCTCGCCGCGACGGCCGGCGCCGCCGCGGCCTCGCCGCGCGACGCCTCGCCGCCCACACCGCCCGCCACCGCCGCCTCGCCGCCCGCCGCCTCGCCGCCCACACCGCCCGCCACCGCCGCCTCGCCGCCCGCCGCCGCGGCCTCGCCGCCCACCGCCGCGCCCTCGCCGGGCCGGGCCGCGTGGCGCGCGTGGCGCGCGGACGCGTCCGCCCATCCTTCGCCCAACGCCGGCGTCGTCGAGGCCGCGTTCGCCGGCGCGCTCGGGCTCAAGCTCGGCGGGACGCTCGCCTACGAGGGGCGCGTCGAGCACCGGCCGGAGCTGGGCCGCGGGCGTGCGCCCGAGCCGCACGACGTCCAGCGCGCCGTCAAGCTCGCGCGCAACGTCGCGCTCGTCACGGCGGCGCTCGCGATCGCCTGGAGCCGGCGATGA
- a CDS encoding histidine phosphatase family protein: MRRLLLVRHASTAAVRAAAFGADEALDAAGTAAAARLAARLPRGEVLISPARRAAETAAGLTVTRVEPALAECDFGAWAGRPLAEIASAEPEAVHAWMTDPDAAPHGGESLTALLARVRRWLDDQAQQDGTGIAVTHGGVVKAAVVTALDAPASAFWRIDVAPVSITELHAHDGRWTVTRVNEREVKRPGPLSSDVAA; encoded by the coding sequence ATGCGGCGGCTCCTGCTCGTGCGCCATGCCTCCACGGCCGCTGTCCGCGCGGCCGCGTTCGGCGCGGACGAAGCGCTCGACGCCGCCGGCACCGCCGCGGCCGCCCGTCTGGCCGCGCGACTCCCGCGGGGCGAGGTCCTGATCTCCCCGGCCCGCCGAGCCGCCGAGACCGCCGCGGGCCTGACCGTCACGCGCGTCGAGCCCGCCCTCGCCGAGTGCGACTTCGGCGCCTGGGCCGGCCGCCCCCTCGCCGAGATCGCCTCCGCCGAGCCGGAGGCCGTCCACGCCTGGATGACCGACCCCGACGCCGCCCCGCACGGCGGCGAGTCGCTCACCGCGCTGCTCGCGCGCGTCCGCCGCTGGCTGGACGACCAGGCCCAGCAGGACGGCACCGGGATCGCCGTCACCCACGGCGGCGTGGTCAAGGCCGCGGTCGTGACCGCCCTCGACGCGCCCGCGAGCGCCTTCTGGCGGATCGACGTCGCCCCCGTCTCGATCACCGAGCTGCACGCCCACGACGGCCGGTGGACGGTGACGCGCGTGAACGAGCGCGAAGTTAAACGTCCTGGACCTTTAAGTTCGGACGTGGCGGCATGA
- the cobT gene encoding nicotinate-nucleotide--dimethylbenzimidazole phosphoribosyltransferase, which translates to MNVEIQPLNEVAMTAARERQAQLVKPPGSLGRLEALAIWLAGATGEERPQVRARIVVAAADHGVAQEGVSAFPPEVTGQMLATFLSGGGAVSTLAREVGAELICVDAGVNASTTHLDVVHTGLKPSANLAVEPALSQDDVRHAIKVGMKLAAAARTDGFTILAGGEMGIGNTTPATALACWLTGGDPAELAGPGTGLDAEGVARKAEVVRRALARDESDTALAALASLGGGEIALLTGLALGAGRYGLGYVCDGVIATAAAAVAAAIAPDLKPRLVAGHLSPEPAHARLLAHLDLNPILDLQMRLGEASGAAAALSILKLAAASHDGMHTFAEAGVSTQ; encoded by the coding sequence GTGAACGTCGAGATCCAGCCGTTGAACGAAGTCGCCATGACCGCCGCGCGTGAGCGCCAGGCGCAGCTGGTCAAGCCGCCCGGGAGCCTCGGGCGCCTCGAAGCGCTCGCGATCTGGCTCGCCGGGGCGACCGGCGAGGAGCGTCCGCAAGTCCGGGCGCGGATCGTCGTCGCGGCCGCCGACCACGGCGTCGCTCAGGAGGGCGTGAGCGCGTTCCCGCCCGAGGTCACGGGCCAGATGCTCGCCACGTTCCTGTCCGGCGGCGGCGCCGTGTCGACGCTCGCGCGCGAGGTCGGCGCCGAGCTGATCTGCGTCGACGCGGGCGTCAACGCGAGCACGACGCACCTCGACGTCGTCCACACCGGCCTGAAGCCGAGCGCGAACCTCGCCGTCGAGCCCGCTCTGAGCCAGGACGACGTCCGCCACGCGATCAAGGTCGGCATGAAGCTCGCGGCGGCGGCCAGGACCGACGGCTTCACGATCCTCGCGGGCGGCGAGATGGGCATCGGCAACACGACGCCGGCGACGGCCCTCGCGTGCTGGCTGACCGGGGGAGACCCGGCCGAGCTGGCCGGTCCGGGCACGGGCCTGGACGCCGAAGGCGTCGCCCGCAAGGCCGAAGTGGTCAGGCGCGCGCTGGCCCGCGATGAGTCGGACACGGCGCTCGCGGCGCTGGCCTCCCTCGGCGGCGGCGAGATCGCCCTGCTGACCGGGCTCGCGCTCGGCGCCGGCCGGTACGGGCTCGGCTACGTGTGCGACGGCGTGATCGCGACCGCGGCCGCCGCCGTCGCCGCCGCGATCGCGCCCGACCTGAAGCCGCGCCTCGTCGCGGGCCACCTGTCGCCCGAACCCGCCCACGCGCGGCTGCTGGCGCACCTGGACTTGAACCCGATCCTCGACCTGCAGATGCGCCTCGGCGAGGCCAGCGGGGCGGCCGCGGCGCTGTCCATCCTCAAGCTCGCCGCCGCGTCCCACGACGGCATGCACACGTTCGCCGAAGCTGGAGTCTCCACGCAGTGA
- a CDS encoding DUF4180 domain-containing protein — MIRTKADIIERAYATDEDPLVIAVDELDPAFFDLSTGVAGELVQALVNYRRRAVVVGPLPPHSEHFADFARESRQVRFVTVLSELNG, encoded by the coding sequence GTGATCCGCACCAAGGCCGACATCATCGAGCGCGCGTACGCGACCGACGAGGACCCGCTCGTCATCGCGGTCGACGAGCTCGACCCCGCGTTCTTCGACCTCTCGACCGGCGTGGCCGGCGAGCTCGTCCAGGCGCTGGTCAACTACCGGCGGCGCGCGGTGGTCGTCGGCCCGCTCCCACCGCACAGCGAGCACTTCGCGGACTTCGCGCGCGAGAGCCGACAGGTGCGCTTCGTGACCGTGTTGAGCGAACTCAACGGCTGA
- a CDS encoding CocE/NonD family hydrolase → MKLVKRVVGAAVLVAATFASSAHAQTTPKYDYDGAIRERVYIPNGLDADRDGTEDRTAIEIMRPKELASGVPAIIAPSPYYTSACGQFVGECIGDLDNDGLNDRWPLWYDNFFVPRGYAVILAEMGGTANSTGCAVNGGREDVQSTKVVIDWLNGRIPGYKSLTGTADPITAGWHSGKAAMIGRSYNGTLPNAVAATGVEGLTTIVPIAAISSWYDYSRMGGIIGSTAHYPAWLANYVTDANRQAICAPVRDAMSLLDGDADGNMNAFWDERNYRPDADKVKASVFATHCLQDDNVDPDQTAEWWYQLAKHNVPRKLWLCREGHIDPFMTNRAEWMRQLHAWFDHWLYGVQNGIMDEPRVDIEDTKDSWGKYSDWPLPGSTPTTVHLQGDTQTTAGALGGQAGGGKADTLSWTDLSNMTEATAMNLAAGTTQNNRRVFLSAPLKRALRLSGTPRIDLRASLDKPQSNLTALLVDYGPSTQITRSGDGLSTPADAPEDCWGPSSTRKGPDGTVMDFDSCYQQPVKPTVTVTATQGWRVSRGILDSANRESLYSDAPTTPGTEYRFQFPIMPVDYAFGEGHRVGIVLIANLNALQRNGTTGTKVTLNVKQSSVSLPIVGGFDAAVAAGAFADTTSATGSVGGTVPATLALGLGAPATFGTFKPGVEEEYRASTDVTVVSTAGDASLTTSEPGHLANGAFRLPEPLQVELGKKAWNGPVSGDRVPITFKQRINATDPLRTGTYAQTLTLTLSTTTP, encoded by the coding sequence ATGAAGCTGGTCAAGAGGGTCGTGGGCGCGGCGGTGCTCGTCGCGGCCACGTTCGCGTCGTCGGCGCACGCGCAGACGACGCCCAAGTACGACTACGACGGCGCGATCCGCGAGCGCGTCTACATCCCGAACGGCCTCGACGCCGACCGCGACGGCACCGAGGACCGCACGGCGATCGAGATCATGCGGCCGAAGGAGCTGGCGTCCGGCGTCCCGGCGATCATCGCGCCGAGCCCGTACTACACCAGCGCGTGCGGGCAGTTCGTCGGCGAGTGCATCGGCGACCTCGACAACGACGGGCTCAACGACCGCTGGCCGCTCTGGTACGACAACTTCTTCGTGCCGCGCGGCTACGCGGTGATCCTCGCCGAGATGGGCGGGACCGCGAACAGCACCGGCTGCGCGGTCAACGGCGGCCGCGAGGACGTCCAGTCCACCAAGGTCGTGATCGACTGGCTCAACGGCCGGATCCCGGGCTACAAGAGCCTCACCGGCACGGCCGACCCGATCACCGCCGGCTGGCACAGCGGCAAGGCCGCGATGATCGGCCGCTCCTACAACGGCACGCTGCCGAACGCGGTCGCCGCCACGGGCGTCGAAGGGCTCACCACGATCGTCCCGATCGCCGCGATCAGCTCCTGGTACGACTACTCGCGGATGGGCGGGATCATCGGATCCACCGCCCACTACCCGGCGTGGCTGGCCAACTACGTCACGGACGCGAACCGCCAGGCGATCTGCGCTCCCGTCCGCGACGCGATGAGCCTGCTCGACGGCGACGCCGACGGCAACATGAACGCGTTCTGGGACGAGCGCAACTACCGCCCGGACGCCGACAAGGTCAAGGCGAGCGTCTTCGCCACGCACTGCCTCCAGGACGACAACGTCGACCCGGACCAGACGGCCGAGTGGTGGTATCAGCTCGCGAAGCACAACGTCCCGCGCAAGCTCTGGCTGTGCCGTGAGGGCCACATCGACCCGTTCATGACCAACCGCGCCGAGTGGATGCGCCAGCTGCACGCCTGGTTCGACCACTGGCTCTATGGCGTGCAGAACGGGATCATGGACGAGCCCCGCGTCGACATCGAGGACACCAAGGACAGCTGGGGCAAGTACAGCGACTGGCCGCTGCCCGGCAGCACGCCCACCACGGTCCACCTGCAGGGCGACACGCAGACGACCGCCGGCGCGCTCGGCGGCCAGGCCGGAGGCGGCAAGGCGGACACGCTCAGCTGGACCGACCTGTCGAACATGACCGAGGCGACCGCGATGAACCTCGCGGCCGGGACCACGCAGAACAACCGCCGCGTGTTCCTGAGCGCACCGCTGAAGCGCGCGCTCCGGCTGTCCGGCACGCCCCGGATCGACCTCCGCGCGAGCCTCGACAAGCCGCAGTCGAACCTCACCGCGCTGCTCGTCGACTACGGCCCGAGCACCCAGATCACCCGCTCCGGCGACGGCCTGAGCACCCCGGCCGACGCGCCGGAGGACTGCTGGGGCCCGAGCTCGACGCGCAAGGGCCCGGACGGGACCGTGATGGACTTCGATTCCTGCTACCAGCAGCCGGTCAAGCCGACGGTCACGGTCACCGCGACCCAGGGCTGGCGCGTCTCCCGCGGCATCCTCGACAGCGCCAACCGCGAGTCGCTGTACTCGGACGCGCCCACCACCCCGGGCACCGAGTACCGCTTCCAGTTCCCGATCATGCCCGTCGACTACGCGTTCGGAGAGGGGCACCGTGTCGGCATCGTCCTGATCGCGAACCTGAACGCGCTGCAGCGCAACGGCACGACCGGCACGAAGGTCACGCTCAACGTCAAGCAGAGCTCGGTCAGCCTGCCGATCGTCGGCGGGTTCGACGCGGCGGTCGCCGCGGGCGCCTTCGCGGACACGACCTCGGCCACCGGATCGGTGGGCGGCACCGTGCCGGCCACGCTCGCCCTCGGGCTCGGCGCTCCGGCGACGTTCGGCACGTTCAAGCCAGGCGTCGAGGAGGAGTACCGCGCGTCAACCGACGTCACCGTCGTGTCCACCGCGGGTGACGCCTCGCTGACGACGTCCGAGCCCGGCCATCTGGCCAACGGCGCGTTCCGCCTGCCTGAGCCGCTGCAGGTCGAGCTGGGCAAAAAGGCCTGGAACGGGCCGGTTTCCGGTGACCGCGTGCCGATCACGTTCAAACAGCGCATCAACGCCACCGACCCACTGCGGACGGGCACGTACGCGCAGACGCTGACGTTGACCCTGTCAACCACGACGCCGTGA
- a CDS encoding STAS domain-containing protein, with protein MTAEIEEGPVPVLHVRGELDLSTAPGLCGTVEQAASNRRVLIDLSDLSFCDSTGLRALVGAVREVEINGGRAALVVPPGGAMDRVLQLSGLGEFLHVAPSTDVALERLGA; from the coding sequence TTGACCGCGGAGATCGAAGAAGGGCCGGTTCCGGTCCTTCACGTCCGCGGCGAACTCGACCTCTCGACCGCGCCGGGACTCTGCGGCACGGTCGAGCAAGCCGCCTCCAACCGGCGCGTGCTGATCGACCTGAGCGACCTGAGCTTCTGCGACTCCACCGGCCTGCGTGCGCTGGTCGGCGCTGTCCGCGAAGTCGAGATCAACGGAGGTCGAGCCGCGCTCGTTGTGCCCCCGGGCGGCGCGATGGACCGCGTGTTGCAGCTCAGCGGGCTCGGCGAGTTCCTCCACGTCGCCCCCTCGACCGACGTCGCGCTCGAGCGCCTCGGCGCGTAG
- a CDS encoding STAS domain-containing protein: MTPGLEVHVTREAGVATARVVGEVDLLTSVALNRELEIVLEGEPDWLRLDLREVIFMDTSGVAVLIKARRRALEAGCRFSVKSASPAIQRLLEITGLASLLGE, encoded by the coding sequence ATGACTCCCGGCCTCGAAGTCCACGTCACCCGCGAGGCCGGAGTGGCGACCGCACGCGTCGTCGGCGAGGTCGACCTGCTCACGTCGGTCGCGCTCAACCGGGAGCTCGAGATCGTGCTCGAAGGCGAGCCGGACTGGCTCCGGCTGGACCTGCGCGAGGTCATCTTCATGGACACCAGCGGCGTCGCCGTGCTGATCAAGGCGCGCCGCCGCGCGCTGGAGGCGGGCTGCCGCTTCAGCGTGAAGTCGGCGTCGCCCGCCATCCAGCGACTGCTGGAGATCACCGGGCTCGCCAGCCTGCTCGGCGAGTAG
- a CDS encoding PhzF family phenazine biosynthesis protein: MARSFKQCDVFTTRPYYGNPVAVVLEAEGLSTDEMQRFARWTNLSETTFVLPPTSGGDYRVRIFTPTAELPFAGHPTLGTCHAWLEAGGVPAGDDVLQECEAGLVRVRRGDGRLAFAAPPLIRSGPVEEEDVQRAADALRIDRSAIVDAQWADNGPGWMAVLLESADAVLALEPGFVDFDLGVVGPGGAEDWELRAFFPVNGATVEDPVTGSLNASVAEWLIATGRASAPYVAAQGTVLGRAGRIHVHVDDDGTLWVGGGTVTCISGEVAL, from the coding sequence ATGGCGCGCTCCTTCAAGCAATGCGACGTTTTCACCACCCGTCCGTACTACGGCAACCCGGTCGCGGTCGTGCTCGAGGCCGAAGGGCTCTCGACCGACGAGATGCAGCGCTTCGCGCGCTGGACGAATCTGTCCGAGACGACCTTCGTGCTCCCGCCGACGAGCGGCGGCGACTACCGGGTGCGGATCTTCACGCCGACGGCGGAGCTGCCGTTCGCCGGCCATCCCACGCTCGGCACCTGCCACGCCTGGCTCGAGGCCGGCGGCGTGCCCGCGGGCGATGACGTGCTGCAGGAGTGCGAGGCGGGCCTGGTGCGCGTGCGCCGCGGTGACGGCCGGCTCGCGTTCGCGGCACCGCCGCTGATCCGCTCGGGGCCGGTCGAGGAGGAGGACGTCCAGCGCGCCGCCGACGCGCTGCGGATCGACCGCTCCGCGATCGTCGACGCCCAGTGGGCGGACAACGGACCGGGCTGGATGGCGGTCCTGCTCGAGAGCGCGGACGCGGTGCTCGCGCTCGAGCCCGGCTTCGTCGACTTCGACCTCGGCGTCGTCGGGCCGGGTGGGGCGGAGGACTGGGAGCTGCGCGCGTTCTTCCCGGTCAACGGCGCGACGGTCGAGGACCCGGTGACGGGCTCGCTCAACGCGTCCGTCGCCGAGTGGCTGATCGCGACCGGCCGGGCGAGCGCGCCGTACGTGGCCGCGCAGGGCACCGTGCTCGGCCGCGCGGGGCGGATCCACGTCCACGTCGACGACGACGGAACGCTGTGGGTGGGCGGCGGCACGGTGACGTGCATCTCCGGAGAGGTCGCGCTATAG
- a CDS encoding VOC family protein produces the protein MELQGLHHITMITGDAQKNVDFYADTLGLRLVKKTVNFDAPDAYHLYFGDEQGTPGTILTWFEFPGARRGRAGAGQIHTIQLGVASADALDFWATRLGVERSGDVVAFEDYDGLRFQLVVTDAETGRAVHPEIPEAFAITGIVGARAYGETGPHPVLTDVLGFAADGDDFTLGGFRWGYDAPPAERRLLGAGTVHHIAWASRDEDHLAWRARVEQAGLSVSDVRDRDYFQSIYFGEPRGILFEIATLSPGFAVDEAPEHLGEALRLPSQHEHLRSQLERILSPVVNPRAKELAR, from the coding sequence ATGGAACTTCAGGGCCTTCACCACATCACGATGATCACCGGCGACGCGCAGAAGAACGTCGACTTCTACGCGGACACGCTCGGGCTGCGGCTCGTGAAGAAGACCGTCAACTTCGACGCGCCGGACGCGTACCACCTGTACTTCGGCGACGAGCAGGGCACGCCCGGCACGATCCTCACCTGGTTCGAGTTCCCGGGCGCGCGCCGTGGCCGCGCCGGCGCGGGGCAGATCCACACCATCCAGCTCGGCGTCGCGTCGGCTGACGCGCTGGACTTCTGGGCCACGCGGCTCGGGGTGGAGCGCTCCGGCGACGTCGTCGCGTTCGAGGACTACGACGGGCTGCGCTTCCAGCTGGTGGTGACCGACGCCGAAACCGGGCGTGCGGTGCATCCGGAGATCCCCGAGGCGTTCGCGATCACCGGCATCGTCGGCGCGCGGGCGTACGGCGAGACCGGCCCGCACCCGGTGCTGACCGACGTGCTGGGCTTCGCGGCCGACGGCGACGACTTCACGCTCGGCGGCTTCCGCTGGGGCTACGACGCGCCGCCCGCCGAGCGGCGGCTGCTCGGCGCGGGCACGGTCCACCACATCGCGTGGGCCTCGCGCGACGAGGACCACCTGGCCTGGCGGGCGCGGGTGGAGCAGGCCGGGCTGAGCGTGAGCGACGTCCGCGACCGCGACTACTTCCAGTCGATCTACTTCGGCGAGCCGCGCGGGATCCTGTTCGAGATCGCGACGCTCTCCCCGGGCTTCGCGGTCGACGAGGCCCCCGAGCACCTCGGCGAGGCGCTGCGCCTGCCGTCGCAGCACGAGCACCTGCGCTCGCAGCTGGAGCGCATCCTGTCCCCGGTCGTCAACCCGCGCGCGAAGGAGCTGGCCCGATGA